The Actinomycetes bacterium genome includes a region encoding these proteins:
- the panC gene encoding pantoate--beta-alanine ligase: protein METITSIKQAKKITEDLRLKGKSISFVPTMGYLHQGHLSLMKKAGKQSDILFISIFVNPLQFGPSEDFKKYPRDLNRDSELAQGAGVDYLFNPRGRDMYGPGFKTMVSVKDLDQAMCGKYRPGHFNGVCTVVLKLFNIIKPHRAYFGQKDYQQLIIIKRMVSDLNLDIEIIAGKTEREEDGLAISSRNVYLDRQQRSNAPLLYKSLREAKKIVKQNRDLEAARERAIQMLRDNESVEKIDYFDLRDSETLEPALDTGTKNDILIAAAIWMGKTRLIDNIIVKGKN from the coding sequence ATGGAAACCATAACCAGCATTAAACAGGCCAAAAAAATTACGGAAGACCTCAGACTCAAGGGTAAGAGCATAAGTTTTGTACCCACCATGGGCTATCTTCACCAGGGACATTTAAGCCTTATGAAAAAGGCAGGTAAACAATCAGACATACTGTTTATAAGCATATTCGTAAACCCCCTGCAGTTTGGTCCCTCTGAAGATTTCAAAAAATACCCCAGGGATTTAAATCGGGATTCAGAATTAGCACAGGGAGCAGGGGTAGATTATCTATTCAATCCTCGGGGCAGGGATATGTATGGACCCGGCTTTAAAACCATGGTTAGTGTAAAGGATTTGGACCAGGCGATGTGTGGAAAATACAGGCCGGGCCATTTTAATGGAGTATGTACAGTAGTGCTCAAGCTGTTTAATATAATAAAGCCTCACCGGGCATATTTTGGGCAAAAAGACTACCAGCAGTTGATAATTATAAAGAGAATGGTAAGTGACCTCAATCTGGATATAGAAATTATTGCCGGAAAAACAGAGAGGGAAGAAGATGGGCTGGCAATAAGCTCAAGGAATGTATATCTGGACCGGCAGCAGAGGTCAAATGCTCCCTTACTGTATAAGAGCTTAAGGGAAGCAAAGAAAATAGTTAAACAAAACCGGGATCTGGAGGCGGCCCGGGAAAGGGCCATACAAATGCTTAGGGATAATGAGTCTGTGGAAAAGATTGATTACTTTGATTTAAGAGATTCAGAAACCTTAGAGCCTGCTCTGGATACTGGCACAAAAAATGATATACTTATCGCTGCAGCCATATGGATGGGCAAAACCAGGCTGATAGATAATATAATAGTAAAGGGTAAAAATTGA
- the panB gene encoding 3-methyl-2-oxobutanoate hydroxymethyltransferase: MSQTKINVNTLMEMKKSGEKITMLTAYDFLMASQLDQCGIDLILVGDSVGNVLLGYKNPIPVTMEEMLHHCKAVRRGVKNAMVIGDLPFMSYQVSAEKAVTNAGRLVKEAEVEAVKLEGGQEVCPVIKKMVDAGIPVMGHLGLTPQSINKLGGYGIRGEGEEEAVQIIADAKKLESAGVFSLVLEKVPAKLAREITGSLSIPTIGIGAGVDCDGQVLVTHDMLGMFEKFKPKFAKRYAELATQMKDCYHQYIQEVKQKKFPSQEHSY, from the coding sequence ATGAGTCAAACAAAAATAAATGTTAATACATTAATGGAAATGAAGAAAAGCGGCGAAAAAATAACCATGCTGACCGCTTATGATTTCCTTATGGCTTCTCAACTGGACCAATGCGGTATAGACCTTATACTGGTGGGTGATTCTGTGGGCAATGTATTGCTGGGATATAAAAACCCCATACCGGTAACCATGGAAGAGATGCTCCATCATTGCAAAGCGGTAAGACGGGGAGTAAAAAACGCCATGGTAATTGGTGATTTACCCTTTATGTCTTACCAGGTAAGTGCAGAGAAGGCAGTGACCAACGCAGGAAGACTGGTTAAAGAGGCTGAAGTGGAAGCAGTAAAACTGGAAGGGGGACAAGAAGTCTGCCCGGTTATAAAAAAGATGGTGGATGCGGGTATACCGGTAATGGGACACCTGGGATTAACCCCTCAATCCATAAACAAGCTGGGAGGTTATGGCATAAGGGGAGAAGGAGAGGAAGAGGCCGTCCAAATTATTGCCGATGCCAAAAAGCTGGAATCGGCAGGAGTATTTTCCCTGGTACTGGAAAAAGTTCCGGCCAAACTGGCCAGAGAAATAACTGGAAGTCTTTCCATACCCACCATTGGTATAGGTGCAGGTGTTGATTGTGACGGCCAGGTACTGGTAACCCATGACATGCTGGGAATGTTTGAAAAGTTTAAACCCAAATTTGCCAAAAGATATGCTGAGCTGGCCACACAGATGAAAGATTGCTACCACCAGTACATACAGGAAGTAAAACAAAAGAAATTTCCTTCCCAGGAGCACAGCTATTAG
- a CDS encoding DUF2520 domain-containing protein, whose translation MDILNISIIGAGRVGSTMAYLFKRKKNSIVKLKAISSRSQQSLNRVKELLGSGRQDINYTLDNIEAARDTDCLFISTPDDLIKKVCDEIFSQISDYRGRYVIHFSGSKKLGVLASAKEAGASLGCMHPVKSFASAEQAIATMEKTVFGLTYSDDRAEKLLQHLVKKLKGSFIEVEDSKKPLYHAACCVVSNYLVALFDYAADLALKIGIENRQAVDALMGLAEGTLKNIGRMGTQKSLTGPIARGDKGTVTEHLENLKKHGCNEDIYRVMGKKAAGIALDNQWLEPETYKILISIMEDESRQ comes from the coding sequence ATGGACATCCTGAATATCTCTATAATAGGCGCAGGCAGAGTGGGCTCGACCATGGCCTATTTGTTTAAAAGGAAAAAAAACAGCATAGTAAAACTTAAAGCAATATCCAGCAGGAGCCAGCAATCACTTAACAGGGTAAAAGAGCTTTTGGGGTCTGGCCGCCAGGACATAAACTATACCCTGGACAACATAGAGGCAGCCAGAGATACTGACTGTCTGTTTATATCCACTCCCGATGATCTGATTAAAAAGGTTTGTGATGAAATATTTTCACAGATAAGTGATTACCGGGGCAGGTATGTAATACACTTTAGCGGTTCCAAAAAACTGGGAGTACTGGCATCGGCAAAAGAAGCAGGGGCTTCTTTAGGGTGTATGCACCCGGTAAAATCTTTTGCTTCAGCAGAGCAGGCTATTGCTACTATGGAGAAAACTGTGTTTGGCCTGACTTATTCAGATGATAGGGCCGAAAAACTCTTACAACACCTGGTAAAAAAACTGAAGGGCAGCTTTATAGAAGTTGAGGATAGTAAAAAACCACTCTACCATGCGGCTTGCTGTGTTGTATCCAATTACCTGGTAGCCCTTTTTGATTATGCTGCAGACCTTGCCCTTAAGATAGGTATAGAGAACAGGCAGGCAGTAGATGCTCTAATGGGGCTGGCAGAAGGAACATTAAAAAACATTGGCAGAATGGGGACCCAAAAATCATTAACCGGCCCTATCGCCAGGGGAGACAAAGGCACTGTGACCGAGCACCTGGAGAACTTAAAAAAACATGGTTGTAATGAAGACATATACAGGGTTATGGGTAAAAAAGCTGCGGGGATTGCCCTTGATAATCAGTGGCTTGAACCAGAAACCTACAAAATATTAATTTCAATAATGGAGGATGAATCCAGGCAATGA